In Nonomuraea sp. NBC_00507, the following are encoded in one genomic region:
- a CDS encoding MarR family winged helix-turn-helix transcriptional regulator, whose product MSAPRWLSPAEQRAWRTHLALHKLLMHRLDRELQEHSLSLNDYEILVNLSESQDRRMRMSDLADATIQSRSRLSHQISRMEAKGLVTREDCRDDRRGTFAVLTDEGWETIQRVAPDHVAGVREHFVDRLTDDQLNAIEAAFAPIVEHLKKLR is encoded by the coding sequence ATGAGCGCGCCTCGCTGGCTATCTCCCGCCGAACAGCGTGCCTGGCGCACGCATCTGGCGTTGCACAAGCTGCTCATGCACCGGCTCGACCGCGAGCTGCAGGAGCATTCCCTCTCGTTGAACGACTACGAGATCCTCGTCAACCTGTCCGAGAGCCAGGACCGGCGCATGCGCATGAGCGACCTGGCGGACGCCACGATCCAGTCACGCAGCCGCCTGTCGCACCAGATCTCCCGCATGGAGGCCAAGGGCCTGGTGACCAGGGAGGACTGCCGGGACGACCGGCGGGGCACCTTCGCGGTGCTGACCGACGAGGGCTGGGAGACGATCCAGCGGGTCGCGCCGGACCACGTGGCCGGCGTGCGCGAGCACTTCGTCGACCGGCTCACCGACGACCAGCTCAACGCGATCGAGGCGGCGTTCGCGCCGATCGTCGAGCATCTCAAGAAGCTGCGCTGA
- a CDS encoding LppX_LprAFG lipoprotein, with translation MLRKLLIVAVLALASACSSGGGGAELPAGPDLMKKAAEAMKTVKSATFSISTEGKPKVPVKKADGRLTAAGDADGTITIDILGNLQEVTFALVGETVHFKGPTGGFQKMTRQQLAQFYDPSVILEPTKGIAQLLSAATDPKVEAVEDGSYRVATTFPGQVVGQIVPGVTQGVNGKVWVDQATSRLTKASLPLQDGTVTVSFSDYDAPVTITPPAAG, from the coding sequence ATGCTCAGAAAGCTACTGATCGTGGCCGTTCTCGCGCTGGCGTCGGCGTGCTCGTCGGGCGGCGGCGGGGCCGAGTTGCCCGCCGGTCCCGACCTGATGAAGAAGGCCGCGGAGGCCATGAAGACGGTCAAGTCGGCCACCTTCTCGATCTCCACTGAGGGCAAGCCGAAGGTGCCGGTCAAGAAGGCCGACGGCCGGCTCACCGCCGCCGGTGACGCCGATGGCACGATCACGATCGACATCCTGGGCAACCTGCAGGAGGTCACCTTCGCCCTGGTCGGGGAGACCGTGCACTTCAAGGGCCCGACTGGCGGCTTCCAGAAGATGACCAGGCAGCAGCTGGCGCAGTTCTACGACCCGTCGGTCATCCTCGAGCCGACCAAGGGCATCGCGCAGCTGCTGTCCGCGGCCACGGACCCGAAGGTCGAGGCGGTGGAGGACGGCTCCTACCGGGTCGCCACGACGTTCCCCGGCCAGGTGGTCGGGCAGATCGTCCCGGGCGTCACGCAGGGCGTCAACGGCAAGGTCTGGGTCGACCAAGCCACCAGCAGGCTCACCAAGGCCAGCCTGCCGTTGCAGGACGGCACGGTGACGGTGTCGTTCAGCGACTACGACGCACCGGTCACGATCACGCCGCCCGCCGCGGGATGA